The genomic DNA CGATGTCAAGGTTAATGGAGCTATCCACAAGGGTATGCCTCACAAGTTCTACCATGGTCGTACTGGTCGCATCTGGAACGTTACCAAGCGTGCCGTTGGTGTCGAAGTCAACAAACAGGTATGTGATatgttgatttgttgatttgttgattttttagtCTGTGTGTGTTTGTATTGTGATTCTTTGGTATCTGTTTCAGTTCTGAAATGTGAGATTTTGTATTGGTTTAGAGGACACATGTTTTGGAATTTGACTTGAGATTTTTGCCTTGTCTTAGTATCTGTCTTGGCTCTAACTTAGAGCTTGGCTTATGTATTATATGGTGTGGGTTTTGCTGTTTGGTTTGGAGTGTGACTTAACTTTGCGTTTGGGTTCTGTTTATAGATTGGGAACAGAATCATAAGGAAGAGGATACATGTTCGTGTGGAGCACGTGCAGCAGTCAAGGTGTGCTGAGGAGTTCAAACTGAGGAAGAAGCAGAACGATGAGCTCAAGGCTGCAGCTAAAGCCAGAGGTGAGACGATCAGCACCAAGAGACAACCTAAAGGTCCTAAACCGGGTTTCATGGTTGAAGGTATGACCTTGGAGACTGTTACTCCCATTCCTTACGATGTTGTCAACGATCTCAAGGGTGgttattaagtt from Camelina sativa cultivar DH55 chromosome 7, Cs, whole genome shotgun sequence includes the following:
- the LOC104701100 gene encoding 60S ribosomal protein L21-1-like yields the protein MPAGHGVRARTRDLFARPFRKKGYIPLSTYLRTFKVGDYVDVKVNGAIHKGMPHKFYHGRTGRIWNVTKRAVGVEVNKQIGNRIIRKRIHVRVEHVQQSRCAEEFKLRKKQNDELKAAAKARGETISTKRQPKGPKPGFMVEGMTLETVTPIPYDVVNDLKGGY